Within the Hevea brasiliensis isolate MT/VB/25A 57/8 chromosome 2, ASM3005281v1, whole genome shotgun sequence genome, the region ACATCCATAACTTGTAAAAGAGAAGAACAATATTAAAAAtacaatattaaaaatttatttggtattattattattagagttattatttatttaaatatattaattaaaatattaaaaaataattaaatattaaatttaatatactcttaactatataataataaaaaaataaactacttttttaaattatcaattttcataacatttaaaattataattttctgcttTCAAACAAGCACTCTGTTGATAATGGAACCACAAGGTAGCATTCATGCTTGTCAATTCTTatcattaaaactcaataaattaaataaagcCTTACCACTAACTTCTATAGACTAATTTTTGAGTCAGCTAAACCAAGTTTTTCTTTGCTCTCTCCATATTCCAAAATTGACTATGCCTTTTGTTATGACTTTAATGATTTCATatggaaaaaaatatataaaaaataatttttaattaaaaaatatttataaaatatcatttttattttaatagtaaTCTTAATTAAATAGAATTTTTATTAAGATCAAAATTGGAAGGATTAAtatcataaatatatatattaatgtgtttatttaatttatttttttagattatacacttcaataaaataattaaattagtttAAAGTAATACTacctctatttatttttatctgtcGCATtaggatttttttatttaaaattatctgatgcatttaaaaaattaagaaatattaactattttttttaattttactctttATCTCTatgaaatataataaatatttacataattttataaatgagataaaagataatttagtatatttttattaaaaaaaggttATTCGATTATTTTCTTAAATATAGTGTAAAATTCAAATGTGATGGATAAAATAGATGGAGGTGATAATATTATTAGTACTAATCTACCAATATGACAAAATAAGAATCTCATGGCTATCAAATCTAAGTTAACAATTTTGTGCtttttgaaaaaagaaaaaaaaaaaagaagaaaagagattttactttattttattgtgTTTTGTGCTTCCCATCTAGTTTGTATCAGTCAATGCTTCGTTTGTATCAGTCAATGCTTCGTTTGCATCAGTGAACGTGATCCTGTACATAAATGGTGACTCAAATTGAAGCCATTAGCTTCAAGGAATGCAAGCAATGAAAATGGAAGTGCAGATCATTTCCAAAGAAAATGTTAAaccatcttcttcaacaccaactCACCTAAGAACCTTCAAATTTTCCCTTTTAGATCAGCTCATTCCTTCTTCATATGCTCCACTTGTCCTCTTCTATCCCATGAATAAAAACATCAGCAATCTTGATGTCCCCAGCAGATTAAATCTGCTCAAAGCATCTCTATCACAGACCTTAACTTGGTTTTACCCCTTGGCTGGAAAAATCAAAGATGAACTTTCCATCGATTGCAATGATGAAGGGGCTTATTTTGTGGAAACCAGAGTGAGTTGTGGCCTCCATGAATTCCTTAACCATCCTGATCTCCTGTTAATACAAAAACTCCTTCCACGTGAATTCGTTGTCAAGGAATTAGCCCCAGGATCTTATGTGACGAATATTCAAGCCAACGTCTTCAGTTGCGGTGGTGTTGCCATTGGCATATGCATTTCTCACAAGATCTTGGATGGTGCTGCACTAGGCACCTTTCTCAAGGGGTGGACTTCCGCTGCCATGGGCTGCAATGAACCAATATATCCTAATTTTATTGCTGCTTCTCTTTTTCCTGCAAATGACTTGTGGCTTAGAGACTCATCATCTACCGTGTGGGGTTCCTTGCTTAGACAGGGCAATTGCATCACTAGAAGATTTGTGTTTGATTCCTCAGCAATAGCCAAGCTCAAAGCCCAAGCAACCAGCTCAGGAGTGAAATGCCCCACCAGGGCTGAGGTGGTCTCAGCTTTCCTGTGGAAGTCTACCCTGGCTGCCTCCGCAGAACTGCATGGATTTCAGAGGCCTTCTTTACTAACCCATCTTGTGAATCTGCGTAAAAGAATGGAACCATCCTTGTCAGAGAATTCCTTAGGAAACCTCCTGTGGATGGCAGCTGCACGATACACAGCAGGGTCCAAGCCAGAACTCAATAACTTGGTAAGTGAAGTGAGGGAAGCAATATCAAGAATTGATGCTGAGTTTGTTAAGCAAATTAAAGGAGAGGAAGGGAATTCTGTGATGTCCCAGTCCCTCAAGGCAATAAGTGAAATGGGGTCAGGAGATGGAGTGGACTACTTTGGATTTTCAAGCTGGTGTAACTTTGGTTATTATGGTACTGATTTTGGGTGGGGAAAGCCTGTGTGGGTTAGCAGTATTGGTTTGACAGGTTCAGTTTTTATGAATCTAATCATTTTGGCTGACACAAGGTTAGGTGATGGAATAGAAGCTTGGGTGACCCTAGACGAGCAAGACATGGGTGTATTGGAAGGCAACCCAGACCTCCTCAAATTGGCATTGCTGGACCCAAGTCCTTTGCTAATTGATGACTCAGTACAACACTGCCATATGTGAGAAGATTAATTAAGCCAATCAGGTCTATTCTGATTGATTTTCTctcttatttaaattataaagttgTTTAGCAGGCTAATTGCTTGCGAAGATGTTTACTTCAGTTAATTATATGATGATTTGCTAATTTAATCATAAATCAAAATTTGCCTAAATTATCATAGTACAGAATAGGGGTGGCTAACAAACCGGTCTGATTCCTGAAACTAGAGACTCATGATCGAACCATAATTCaagattaaaaaattttcattattttttaaaatctaaaatgctgattgaatcaaattaaattggtcaattttgatataatttcaattcaatttaataaaataatcaatttcaaattaaatttaataaaaaagacAAAATCTTGTTGGGATATATGTCTTATGGGCTTGAGGGAATTAGAGCCCAGTACTGCTCCAACTCGGGATTCTCTCTCACTATTAATTATTAGtgtaaattacaatttaatacTTAACGTTTAATTAaatctataatttaatttttataattttaaaattaaataatttaatcttaTCATTTTAATAAATGAAAACTTTAGTGCTTAATCAaattttgtttatatatatatataatagatgaaaatattataaattaataaatatatataataatttattctcaaaatatatatatatatataatcatttatttatatattattaaaataataataaaataaatagaatcttACCAAATTATAAAGGctcatttataaataattataatgttaaggattaatttataaaatatatagataattttataattaatcaaaatttttaaagattttaaagtgattaattcatatttttaataattataagttaaatttaaaatttttaatttaatgattcatattttaaaatataaaaaattaaattattagtaaaataaat harbors:
- the LOC110660992 gene encoding stemmadenine O-acetyltransferase; the encoded protein is MQAMKMEVQIISKENVKPSSSTPTHLRTFKFSLLDQLIPSSYAPLVLFYPMNKNISNLDVPSRLNLLKASLSQTLTWFYPLAGKIKDELSIDCNDEGAYFVETRVSCGLHEFLNHPDLLLIQKLLPREFVVKELAPGSYVTNIQANVFSCGGVAIGICISHKILDGAALGTFLKGWTSAAMGCNEPIYPNFIAASLFPANDLWLRDSSSTVWGSLLRQGNCITRRFVFDSSAIAKLKAQATSSGVKCPTRAEVVSAFLWKSTLAASAELHGFQRPSLLTHLVNLRKRMEPSLSENSLGNLLWMAAARYTAGSKPELNNLVSEVREAISRIDAEFVKQIKGEEGNSVMSQSLKAISEMGSGDGVDYFGFSSWCNFGYYGTDFGWGKPVWVSSIGLTGSVFMNLIILADTRLGDGIEAWVTLDEQDMGVLEGNPDLLKLALLDPSPLLIDDSVQHCHM